The following DNA comes from Magnetococcales bacterium.
GGGGCGAGGATTACCCGAAACTCAACCAGGTGATTGCCATCACGATCACCGATTTCGTTCTGTTCGACGGCTTCGACCATTGCGTTTCCCGCCATGAACACCGCGAGACGCTTACCGGACAGACATATTTGCAAGAAATTCTTTATTATTTCATTGAGTTGCCAAAGTTCAAAAAAACCCTGGAAGAGGTGGAGAGTATTCTCGATCAATGGATCTGGTTCATCCGGTATGCCGGATCGCTGGAGACCGTTCCGGAAAAAATGTCCTGGCCGCCGATTCGGCATGCGTTTGAAAAAGCGATGGCTGCCAACATGACGGCAGAGGAGCTGGAATTTTACGACAATGCCGGGATTGCCATTGCCGACAAACGGGGAGCCATCGAGCAGGCCATGGAAGATGGCGAGCGAAAAGGCATGGCCAACGTTTTGCTCCGGATTCTGCGTCGGCGTCATGCCGACCTGCCTG
Coding sequences within:
- a CDS encoding PD-(D/E)XK nuclease family transposase is translated as GEDYPKLNQVIAITITDFVLFDGFDHCVSRHEHRETLTGQTYLQEILYYFIELPKFKKTLEEVESILDQWIWFIRYAGSLETVPEKMSWPPIRHAFEKAMAANMTAEELEFYDNAGIAIADKRGAIEQAMEDGERKGMANVLLRILRRRHADLPARVEAQVRAADLETLQMWTDQVLDGCVWSEIFGGAMP